The stretch of DNA TGTGTCGCTTGTAACCATGGCTTTATATACAAAGTCATAAATATTAGTTTATCCAGTTTCTATGGGTCTGTAATAAGCTTTTCAACACCCTTCTGACCAAAGCAAATGGTTACAAAATAAACATATGCTCCTCGAATGGCACAATAGTGAATGGTCCCCGACATACTCAAATATATACAGTTATAGTATTTTTTAAACCTTATAAGTTATTTTACAGATTTCCAACATTAAGAAAAAACATTTAAGGGTTCCACTTTGAAAAAATTTGGCATAAGTTCCCCCTGAACCTTACTAGCACGACGGACAGATGCAGTAGCGGATCCGCGAAAAGGTCCATTGACTGCATAAGAGGGAGCCCGCTTAGTCACGCATCcgtcagtgattccctatataatcaatcaaattttacCCTCAAAATCCCCCTAAATCCGCTTATTCTATAAGGTCATTTTTCCTGGCTTGTTTTTAAGAAATCTTATTTGTTAAACGACTAAGGACAACCATTTTATCCAGaaacaattttaccaaaaaaacaaaCCGTTTTCAGTAAAAATTACCTTGAACTTTTATCTATTGATCCCAAAATTAATTAGCTTCTTTCAGTATGATTGTAAATACAATAAAGCTAGGGAAACCAAAGAATAAGTaagtcatttatatttttaaaaaaaatctgtaattgGAGCGATCCAGAACTTGTCATATTGACATTAAAATCATATTCTATTGCTATAAGTTTCAATTATATTGAGCAAATGTAGCTAAAGCATATGTTCCGGATGGACAAAATGAAGACTATATGATCCATATTTTTTTCTCGGTCGAATAGCAGTTATTCTAGTAAGTTGTATATTCTTGGGCTCTGCAAAAATGTCTGATATATTAAACTCCATACAAAGTGTATGAGTAATATAATAACCTTTGTATATAGTGTGTAAATGTTACCGTAAGATATTCGTGTACGATACATATGAATGGAACATTGgggttttaagaaaatcatgattgaaaaaaagatttatgtaGACTTTTGTTATCTTCTTTGcgtcattatttgtttttgtcatttctaGTATGTTGTCTGTTTTTCCACTTTGCTGGTCCTTGTGGTTTATCGCCTTTTCATAAATTCACAGCCATTTTCATTTCTTCACCTTACCTAAATCGACTTGCCATCCACTTCCTCGATCTATCAGTGAGTTATCTTCATGTTGCCTAAACTTCAATGGCTGACTCTGCAATTGGTAAACATCTCTGGAGGAAACATCTCGTTTTCTCCTACCGGCAGTGATAGTCTGGTTACAGGTACGATCGCAATCGTGGTTTTTCTCTGTCGTTAGACATACCCAAGCGTTACAATGAATATAAACATTTGCAAACTGATAAAATTTAAATGTCTGATAGCGGAAACCAAAAGTAGTGGAATTCAAAGGAAAAAAGCCTAGAGTTGGATCTGTAGCACACCTGCAATGTAAAATACTAATATTTAAGAACGATGATTAATAACAAGCAGAGAAGACCTGACAATATGATGACACACGCGCGCATTCAAGTTTTACACAATTTTTCTCGTATATTTCCCACGTTATTCTGAAACCTTGTTTGGTAGggttttgttttacatttcaaacattttatatttgacCCTGCGTTTATTGGTATCATTGAAAGAAAACAATCTAACAATCTAACAACACATAAACATTGCTAGAAGAAAATGATCCAGTTGATCTGTGCAACGTCAAATTCATCAATTTAAACATTTCTTATCATGTAATACTTCTTTGTCAAAAATGGAAATACATTATATAACATGATATACAGAACCGAGAAGAGAGATCAAATAAGGTAATTGTTTCATGATATATTTTGGACATCATTGGTGACTTTTTAACAAGTTGCATTCCCAGTATCGTATCCAATGTGTGCTTAtgcaaataaaatgtttgaagcTAAATCCCTTTAGAGCACATAATACACTAATGTCATGGATAAAAACGGCCagatttatgataaaaataaaaacgaataagaaacaaatattttaaagagaACCGACTGGAACAACTGAAGTGTTCCCCACTTTGGACATGAACATAAAGAATTTCtattgaacaaaatgaaatgttAATCACTTCTTACATTTATATTGGTAAtaagataaacaaaaacatatttttattttatataaaatttgatttccTCATGTTCTACATGTTAATTGAGCAGCTGTCAACAGTCATTTTGCAGCTAAGATGCATCCTTATATGTATagctatattttaaaatacatttggTTGATAATGAAAGCAAACTAAGTAAAAAGCACTATTCCTTACAACTCAGTTGTGGTCATaggtatatataatatcaaagcaCGGGTGAAGGTATTGGCAAAATACGTcagaaaacataatttattttcattttactgaaatgATAAACTTACTTTTCGCTAAATAAGGTAAAATATGTTGGGTCATTTGGCTGGTCGGATGGTGTCGCTTTACAGTCTGGTACTATAAGCTTAAGATCAGGATGGCCCTCTGTATCTTCCAGTTTCAGTGCAACATTCAACCATTGACCTAATATCAATTCCACTGGTTCATTTAAAGAAGTGATAAACGAATCATTGTAGAATGTCATTATTATACTGAAATTTCCTGGTGCTTTCTTCTTAACACTCTCTGCAATGGGAGTAAATCCTTTGTATATGTCAAGATCACGTGGAAAAATGCAACAAACTTCGACTTTGTAGGTGTTTACACGGACAATCCCGTCAACAATCAGTGAGTAGTCATATCTTATAGTGTTAAGATAAATAATTTCAGTGGCATTaagctataaaaaaaagaatattatatttaAGATTATACCATCTTTCCCTATGACATACAGTAGACATTCATTCGCcatgtccgaagtcaggagcctctggccttcgtcagtcttgtattatttttaattttagtttttatgtgTGTATATTTCGTTTAAGTAATGAATGCGGTAATCTGAAAACTAAAAGACTAATAgtcatattaacaataacaatcaAGCAATAGGTCTATTCAACTGCTGATGGACTATAAGTCACCAATGGTATCCTCAGCTCACCATTCAGTGCCTCGGTactgaaataaattatttcatactTTCTTAAATTCTCTGCAAATATATTAATCTTGAAAtcattaattttaaattctcacaTGCAatatttacctgaacaaaaattATGCTGTTCTTTAAATGACTCCTTTGAGTCAAACGGCTCCTTAAGtatttatgtatattattttttatatatatccttgGTTTTTAAATAACGTCTTTTGGGTAACAGCTTTTTTGAAGAAAGCTAACAATGAAAGTACTGCTAACGACCAAAATCTATAAAGTGTTAAAATCGATCATATTTAATTAACCGATTACTCGGATAATCTCCTGACCGAAAAAACGGCAACAAACATTTAAGTTGATGTTCTCATACAATTCTGCAGTACTTTATAAATGTGTGTTTATATGAAACCATTTAATAAGGTGATCGTGACATCATTTCCCAGTTCTTCTTTCATGTTCATCATGTCTGCAGGTTAGTAGTTCATGTAGTAAACACTAAAGTTGGCTTGATACAACTTTTGAatcagtttttgtttaaaaaggaTCATGCATGTGTtgtagatgattgttcacatacTATTAAATCAACTGTTCTTGATACTTTGACCACTTTCACACATACTAAAAAACTTGACACCATAGTTATTAATTATAGAAAGATTTGTTTGATTTGACTTGGTAGTTTCAAAGCAGTTTTTATGTCGACTCACAGCAAATGGGAACGACCATAAAGACATAGCAAAAGTTTATCATGACCTTTGAAGTCCGTGAAgcgaatatatatataaaaaaaaagataaaataatataatCAACTATAATCAAAACTTATCAAAAACAGAGACAACACATTTGAACATTGCAGAAATAGAAACGCCTAAACACCTTGATATCCAAAATTTAACATCTTAAATACATAGTAGTGAAAAAACAGAGACACCACATTTAAACATtgcagaaatagaaaaaaaactaaacaccTTGATAACCAAAAAGTAACGACTTTAATAAATAGTAGTGAGTTTATATCATTTAGGGCCTCAAGTTTGCTTGTCATTATCACTCATTATAAGATAACAGAAAAGGTACTTGTGGTTGAACGGACTAAAAATCACAACTTCATTACTATAACCCCAGTTAACGTCAATGAGTGATAAAAAAAAGATGCACCAGACAAGTGACCACAGGTCAACTTATGATTTGCAACTTTTACAAATATTCTCTAGCTTGTTTGATAATAGtgctatttttaattaattaaaaatatataataaaagaaatagaCTTTATACTGTTCGAATTATTTCGGTTCTTTACATACAGCTAATGATGCAACTTCTGATTGGTTCCTTTATATACTTgtgatttaaagaattttaagttTTTCATTCTGCCGTCGATAGCCGAAAACTAACCCTCCCATTATTTATCCCACCCAATATTTATAATCAGTAGTTTCAGTCTCATTTTCTGTAGAAGTTTTATTTTTCAGCGTATGTTCCTTGCCGGTGTTACTGTGGATATACGAATTTACAATATAATCGACTGATTAAAGGACGTTGGAGCAATAGAGTTTATAACCGACAATTTGGATCCAGATTAATTCACAATGGTGTAGATGTCAGATTTATCGTTGCCCGCTGGATATAACGTGCGGTCAAAGTGCTGTTGATGAATTGTGCTGAACATTGATTGGATTAACTTTAACgtctattattgtttttttcatatgaaattgtaataatttgccaaaattaaatgttttatttttaattcgtTTTAATTCCTACTGAGCATTTATTTAGTATTGCTTTGCATCCAGTCGTCTCATATCTTTAATATATCTGCGTCTATTAACTTCGAAAGAGCAAAtttagggttattgcatgaatatcggggaatattgtcccgagtagaattttatattgcacgagcttacgagtgcaatatatgttctacgagggacaatattccccaatatcaatgcaataacccttttattgtatagcaatataatatttgaaagtaaaaattggtttaaactaagatttttttgttgatgacgtcatgaattttgaagatttattgcactagtgcaatattagaatttattgcatgcTAACTTTTGGTttctttctgtgggaaatattatattgctatgcaataaataTACTTACTATTACAATTGTTCCACACTCTTTATAAGGTATGGTTACTGTTATATAATTAGTTGAAGTATTCTTTCTCATATTGCAAGATCCAGTATAAGGATGATATATCGACAAATGCCTTTCCTCTAGAAACGGATCTTGTATGCGACtaaattgaatgttgaattttCCATCTGCACAAAACAAGTCGGGAATCGGTGCTGAAATCAAAATAAGACAAAGGGAAAGGTCAGTGTAGTGTCATAAGAAAAACAGTTGAGGAATATTAAAGTATATGCACAGACAGTTGTAAAACGTAACGAAAATTTAAGTAATATAATACAACACTGCTTGTTAGCTTGAATTTACTATTTAATCCTAACGGATAAAGTAATATTTACAGAAGATATGATATTTTGTATCTGATCTGTAGCAAATGATTGTGTTAATTCATTAGAGTTCGTAAAACAAGTATTGATATGACATGCCTCGTCACTGTCAATCAGAAACAAAAATTCGCGAATttggaacatttatttttttcaaaagaaaaaacactaaaataaatgatttattttgacACATGTACTTTATATGTATTTTCaagttataaaacaattaatCTTACCGGTAAGTCGTGAATTTAGAAGCGGTATACAAGTAACGCTGGCATACTCCTGTTGTACGGCGTCACAGTTGTGATTTCCGCCAGATTGTGGGCATTGTGTTATGTTAGTTTCTGTACCGGTACATTCTACATCATCGAGATGATAAGTTGTGCCAACCCGAACTTTTCCATGATCAATATCTATAGGCGCACCTGCTTGAGCAATGTCAGGACTGGAAAGAACGGAGGAAATAACAGTTATTGTATCTCTCATGTACCTCTCTGTTGACACGAGTTATCACTGTCATGGCCATATATAATCATAAATTGACTGTTATAACTTGAAATTCTTCGAAATACTAAAGATTTTTTACCCAGGAATAGACTGACTTTGCTGTATTTTGCAAACCTTTCGATTTttttttggtcctaaatgctcttctcaatacttcatttggccttttaaaattttttgattCGAGTGCCATGGGTGAgtaattagttttctatgttgtgttttgtgtactgaaGACTTTTTTCCTTTTCAGCCATGGTGTTGTCGGTTTATCTTTAATCTTTgatgtttgaatgtccctttggtttctttcACCTTTCTACACAATTTTAATCCTAGCATCTATGATTAGTATATGTACATTTATCACTTTCACATTTATTTTGGGGGAGGGGAGGTAGATCatcttatttttctttctttcttgtaACAGATTCTTATGTTTTAATACATTTGAACCCATAGGTAATCTTGAAAGACTTGATAACTTACTTGTAGCATAACATTCGACATACAACCTGAGCATCTTGTTTTCCCCAGAGATCGTCACATATCGGTCCCCATACACCGTTTCTCAGTACCTCTACATATCCTACTCCGATTAAATTGTCTGGTCCGATTAGACGTATGTCAAGATTTCGTGATGGATTACctgaattatttgaaaattgtaCAAATTAAGTCAACTCGTGTTTGTTTATTCCAATGATTATGTCTGATATAAGCAAGTAAGGTTTTACGATTGCAAtaaagattttcaaaaatttgtaaaaagtaaaatagtaaaaaataaagaACTCCAATGAAAGTCAAAAtggaaagctcaaacacatcaaacaaaaagCAAATAACTCAGTGGTGGATTCAGGGAGAGATTCCGGGGTTTGAGCCCTCTGTTTTTGAGGATCAATTCTATTGTATGGCGACacatggttggaacccccttaaAAAATTGCTTGATCCGCCCCtgcaactgtcatatttcttgacttgggacagacatttccttatgttaaaaatggtggattaaacttggtctTATAGCGAGTTAAATCTCCAACTTGTATAACAGTTGCATTGAATTCAATTACATTGAAAACAATGTATGTAACTACGTGTATTGAGATTTTTGCATTACAGTTTCGTTTTTATGTTGCGAAGCGAAGTCATGTGAAATAGACATGCTATGCATAATGTGAAACAttccaaaattgaaaaaaacgaCCGTATCGTATCCATTAAAATCATGGTAAATCTTGCTATCTTCAAATCGATTTAGTTAGGTAAGTATATATGTAACATTATCAATGTCAATTTCGGGTTTCTATAATGTGAAAAATTAATAAGAGGATACATGCAAAATTACTTTAAACATACAGTTTGATTGTTGTACAATTATAGGTGCTCTCGTCGCAGGAGCCGATGTTGTAGATGTGACACTACAGACGACACCGACGTCATCGTTGTGTGTACAATCTGACTGGTTCCAACTTCGAGCTGTGCATTGTTCAATATGTTGTTCATTTCCAGCGCATGTGACATCATCTAGCCATATGGGTCCAGTGCCAGCTCCAAAACGGTTTGTATCATTTACAGCTGTTCCACCACCtctaaaaacaacaacaacaaaaaacaacttcAGAATAGAAGCAGACGAAAATAGtttgatacaaaaaatatttttcagaatatcgaccaaacaaaaacaaaaatttggttcatattattcatagatatgtgtatttatttttgtttgaacaaATACACCCACTGCCACCAAGcacaatataaatgtataataaCAGGTCAATGATTACAATATTCACTTTAAGAAGTTAtcatcaatagttatcaaaggtaccaggatcataatttggtacgccagacgctcgtttcgtctacataaaactcatcagtgacgctcatatcaataaaggcaacagtagtataccgctgttcaaaatagttataaagccaaacaagtacaaagttgaagagcattgaggatccaaaattcgaaaaagttgtgccaaatacggctaaggtaatctatgcctgagataagaaaatccttagtttttcaaaaaattcaatgttttgtaaactggacatttatgaaaatgaccacataattgatattcatgtcaacacagaagtgttgactactcggctggtgataccctcggggacgaaacgtctaccagcagtggcatcgacccagtggtgtaaatagttatcaaaggtatcatgATTAAGCTCACAATTCACTGCGCATAAACTTTTTTGAAGCATCTGCAGCTTAGACGTATACTGACAGATGTGTCCTTTCAAAAATAATGTGATTATAATAACCTATCATATACCTTATCTAAATGGATGCTTTGTTTCTATTTATGTTGGCGTTAATGTTTGTAGTCCTTTAGTGTTTctgttccattgttttcctcttatagttgatctGTTtacctcggtttaagtttgtagcCCGGACTacttttctctcaatcaatttatgacttttgaacagcgttataatact from Mytilus galloprovincialis chromosome 2, xbMytGall1.hap1.1, whole genome shotgun sequence encodes:
- the LOC143064284 gene encoding uncharacterized protein LOC143064284, yielding MLFQLLVLSGTIFLIEGQSISISLAGIGSTSNQGRVEITRNNIRGTVCKDNFNDNAATVVCRQLGFQGGGTAVNDTNRFGAGTGPIWLDDVTCAGNEQHIEQCTARSWNQSDCTHNDDVGVVCSVTSTTSAPATRAPIIVQQSNCNPSRNLDIRLIGPDNLIGVGYVEVLRNGVWGPICDDLWGKQDAQVVCRMLCYNPDIAQAGAPIDIDHGKVRVGTTYHLDDVECTGTETNITQCPQSGGNHNCDAVQQEYASVTCIPLLNSRLTAPIPDLFCADGKFNIQFSRIQDPFLEERHLSIYHPYTGSCNMRKNTSTNYITVTIPYKECGTIVILNATEIIYLNTIRYDYSLIVDGIVRVNTYKVEVCCIFPRDLDIYKGFTPIAESVKKKAPGNFSIIMTFYNDSFITSLNEPVELILGQWLNVALKLEDTEGHPDLKLIVPDCKATPSDQPNDPTYFTLFSEKCATDPTLGFFPLNSTTFGFRYQTFKFYQFANVYIHCNAWVCLTTEKNHDCDRTCNQTITAGRRKRDVSSRDVYQLQSQPLKFRQHEDNSLIDRGSGWQVDLATTQRPSTLSATSTIKMRSTKLSSTSVSTVNPTGTTSQYVKVIDVGSSTTGASSVTESATIKRTSTPSPQTKSSTTVKTPPTSKQTVSQSPTTRNSLTSIIVKQNNTNHVKTETSKFSSSNFPFKMYNSTAQLQTTSTTNPIVSVSPTTRNGFNLTTAKQTFQNNSETKTSTLLPPNMPTERDTSADTTQVKLMPENIKTVPETNKLYFGGLGGKLTILSGAARPDVSTYAVISSIVFGLFFILP